The Sphingomonas sanguinis nucleotide sequence GCCTCTTTCGAGCAAAGATGGTTCAAGGGGGCATGATAGAACCCACAGCCGAACAGGTCCGACAACTCACCCTGGCTTTCGAGCGATTCACCCGTCGATTCAAAATCACCGAGGCTGCGTCGGCGATGGAAAGTTCGCTCACCGCCCTCGACGTTCAGACCCTCCTGTTCGTGAACGAGCATCCCGGATGTACCCTGGGGGATGTGGCTCGAAGTCATCAGGTTGCGCTGACCACGATGTCGTCGTCGATCGATCGTCTGGTGCGCCGGGACATGGCAAAGCGCGAGCGATCGGAGGCGAACCGGCGAACCGTGGCGCTGTCGATCACTGAAAAGGGCGAGAAGGTCGTCGCTGGCTATGTCGAGGGTTATCAGCCCTCGCGCCGGAGCAGCACGTGGATACGGCGATAGCCATATCGTACCCGCGTCTCGGCGATCTCCTTCATCCGCTTCTTCAGGTCGGCCTGATCTGCGCGGCACCCACGATAGTGGTAGCTCGACCGCTCCGCCCGGAGCACCCCGCAGGCCCGCCTGATGCTGACCTGCCAGGTGCTGCGAACATCGTCGACGAGCTGCCGGCGCCGGTCAGGCCTCAGAGCTTTCGCGAGACGACATCCTGTAACATCGCCTTGTCGAGGCTCAGGTCAGCGACCAACCGCTTCAGCTTGGCATTCTCTTCCTCAAGCTGGCGCAGCCGCCGCATCTCCGACGGCATCAGCCCTGCATACTTCTTGCGCCAGGCGTAGAACGTCGCTTCGCTGATCCCGGTTTTGCGGCACACCTCGCCAACACTCGTGCCGTCCTCGGCCTGCTTCAGCACGAAGGCGATCTGCGCCTCCGAAAACTTCGACCTCTTCATCGCTCGCTCCGCTTCCTTGGCCCTCCTTCATAACTGGAATTTTCCAGCTCCAAGCGGTCCAGAAAACCGGCAGCAGGTCACCTCCGATCGAAGTCTTGAACTCTGCGCCAAGGGCGCCGCTTGAATAAGAGTATCCTCAAGCATAGCGCCCTCGGCATAAGCCGCCCTTAGGAGAACGCGTCTTCTCCGGTCATCTCTACCGAGATCTGCCACAGTCTGCGTGCACTGTCAGAATCGACGGCGTAAGGCCGAACCCCCAGA carries:
- a CDS encoding MarR family winged helix-turn-helix transcriptional regulator, producing MESSLTALDVQTLLFVNEHPGCTLGDVARSHQVALTTMSSSIDRLVRRDMAKRERSEANRRTVALSITEKGEKVVAGYVEGYQPSRRSSTWIRR